The following are from one region of the Vulpes vulpes isolate BD-2025 chromosome 14, VulVul3, whole genome shotgun sequence genome:
- the LOC112931922 gene encoding uncharacterized protein, translating to MGAPGGGGDAGRTLGGATGRAGGREEEEVVVEEEEEGRRGPGPVAPPAAPPSGPAGAGRPVGAASASPGGGAGGLGRARLRGRDRGRRVSSAQSRRRPQPAPEKGQPGGRLGACEARHGGEADEPRGPRRTAKGAGLERPWQPLDGLGLGGLQTTFPRGPRVPRDGRGSASGAVRRRESFLWLYKSGLDSFSVFSVLGAFLLVFSGLLLRSMLCGHRSPGLLLCAVCAITGYGMDLGGGRRCWAFKRARGTSLEPSVS from the exons ATGGGGGCGCCAGGGGGCGGCGGGGATGCTGGGCGG ACACTGGGCGGAGCgacgggccgggcgggcggccgggaggaggaggaggtggtggtggaggaggaggaggaggggaggagggggccgggCCCTGTggccccgccggccgccccgcccTCAGGCCCGGCAGGAGCGGGCCGACCGGTTGGCGCCGCCTCAGCTTCCcccggcggcggggccggcgggctcGGGCGCGCGCGGCTGAGGGGACGGGACCGCGGGAGACGGGTTAGCAGCGCCCAAAGCCGTCGCAGGCCTCAGCCCGCCCCGGAGAAGGGGCAACCCGGCGGGCGGCTCGGTGCGTGTGAAGCGCGACATGGCGGCGAGGCCGACGAGCCCCGGGGGCCCCGACGTACGGCGAAGGGGGCGGGGCTAGAGCGGCCTTGGCAACCATTAGATGGCCTCGGGCTGGGCGGCTTgcaaactacatttcccagaggGCCCCGCGTGCCGCGGGACGGAAGGGGAAGCGCCTCGGGTGCAGTGCGCAGACGCGAGAGCTTCCTCTGGTTATATAAGAGCGGTCTGGATTCCTTTTCGGTCTTTTCCGTCCTCGGCGCCTTCCTGCTAGTTTTCTCTGGGCTTCTGCTGCGTTCGATGTTGTGCGGGCACCGGAGCCCGGGTTTGCTGCTCTGTGCG GTCTGCGCGATCACAGGGTACGGAATGGATCTCGGAGGAGGGCGTCGCTGCTGGGCCTTCAAGAGAGCCCGCGGTACATCCCTAGAGCCATCGGTCTCCTGA